Proteins encoded by one window of Lathyrus oleraceus cultivar Zhongwan6 chromosome 1, CAAS_Psat_ZW6_1.0, whole genome shotgun sequence:
- the LOC127098556 gene encoding uncharacterized protein LOC127098556, whose product MSYTELYPSLLKKRLVIPRPLGPPPDPLPPYYNPNVHCLFHEGAPGHDLEGCYALKHIVRELIEKKILSFEDTSPNVKNNPLPAHGSVNAIDDEPDEGLILDATKIKTLLRDFHAKLVEAGLLKNYHKSCEECTIGPKGCEMVRKDIQELINQGVLQVSGRMKKNEVAVIEPIFNLPELNTTTPIFNILEPIFNILDSTFVQPIFNIPESVEPIFNMPNPVVVQRPSSFPFENTKAVPWKYDTTVVNQRSDKVGHKEGLNNASTDIEVVSRMTRSGRIYTPRFNLAPPIPPKETTTTATDKGKEVITTDEDAEFLRIIKKSDYKIIDQLHQTPSKVSILSLLMSSPAHRSALQKLLAQAHVTHDITIDQFDGVIANIIACNHLSFSREDLMKDGQDHNRALHISVKC is encoded by the coding sequence ATGTCTTACACTGAATTATATCCATCATTGTTGAAGAAAAGGTTAGTTATTCCGAGACCTTTGGGACCTCCACCAGATCCTCTCCCACCATATTACAATCCCAATGTACATTGTCTGTTCCACGAAGGTGCCCCAGGGCATGATTTGGAAGGTTGTTATGCCTTAAAACATATTGTGAGGGAATTGATTGAGAAAAAGATTCTTTCATTTGAGGATACCAGTCCAAATGTCAAAAAcaatcctttgcccgctcatgggtCTGTAAATGCTATTGATGATGAGCCTGATGAAGGTCTGATTCTTGATGCAACCAAAATCAAGACTCTGCTCAGAGATTTTCATGCAAAGTTAGTGGAGGCAGGTTTATTGAAGAATTACCATAAGAGTTGTGAAGAATGTACTATTGGTCCTAAAGGATGTGAAATGGTCCGAAAGGATATTCAAGAATTGATTAACCAAGGTGTGTTGCAAGTAAGCGGTCGTATGAAAAAGAATGAGGTAGCAGTGATTGAACCCATCTTCAATCTACCTGAGTTAAATACTACAACACCAATCTTCAACATTCTAGAGCCAATATTCAACATTCTAGATTCTACTTTTGTTCAGCCAATTTTCAACATTCCAGAATCAGTTGAACCAATCTTCAATATGCCTAATCCAGTGGTTGTCCAAAGGCCTAGCTCTTTTCCTTTTGAGAATACTAAAGCAGTTCCTTGGAAGTATGATACAACTGTGGTTAACCAAAGGTCTGACAAAGTAGGTCATAAAGAAGGTCTAAATAATGCAAGCACTGATATAGAAGTGGTAAGTAGAATGACTCGCAGTGGTCGCATTTATACCCCTCGGTTCAACTTGGCTCCGCCAATTCCACCGAAAGAAACCACCACTACTGCTACCGACAAAGGCAAAGAGGTGATCACAACTGATGAAGACGCTGAATTTCTGAggattatcaagaagagtgattacaagattaTTGATCAGCTGCATCAAACTCCTTCAAAGGTATCCATTTTGTCTCTTCTCATGAGTTCTCCAGCTCATAGGAGTGCCTTGCAGAAATTGTTAGCTCAGGCTCATGTCACTCACGACATTACTATTGATCAATTTGATGGGGTCATTGCCAACATTATAGCATGCAACCATCTTAGCTTCAGTAGAGAAGATTTGATGAAGGATGGCCAAGACCATAACCGTGCTTTGCACATATCTGTGAAATGCTAA